The window TGCCGTCTATGGAATAAAGTGAAACGCGGTAGCTGCCCGGTTCAGCCACATGTATCGATACTCTCCGGGAGGATATACCTGCTATACTCAGGGAATTTGCAGCTTTGACATTCTTGTCAACTGTCGAGACATAATTTCCATAACTGTACAGTGCATACAGTGCACAGTTATGAGCGGGCATATTTACCGTTGTGGAGGGGCTGTTCGGATTATCGATTGCGGCGATATCGCCGGCCCACTGGTCAAAAACCATGCTGTCCGGTGCTGCTGATGCTGTTATTTCAACGGTTTCGCCGGAAAGATACGGGCCGTCACCATCACCGTCAACCACACTCAGCACCCAGTGGCCTTCATAGGCAATATCCCGGAATCCTTCGACAACAGCACGGGTATCGTTCAACCGTCTGGCATTGTGCGCCGGATCCGCCTCACCGAGCGGAATACCGAACCGTTCGTTGTTAACCGTGACATAGGGATTGGTAAAATAGGGTACCCGCGGGCAACTGCCGCCGGTACAATTACTATATGCCATAACCGAGCGGTAATCATGCCGGCAGAGGCCGTAATTATAGTTATCCTGGTAGGTTCCTATCCTGTCATACACGACACGGTCATGCTTTGCGCCGAGATTATGGCCGGTTTCATGGGTGAACTTAAATTTCGACTGGATATTGCTCTTGGTCATGGTACTGAATGCAGAACGCTCTTCACCGGTATACGTATGCGCTGTACCTCCTTTTCCACCAATAGTCCAGAATGTCACCAGATCGGCGCCGTACTGGTCCCGAAGGCGGGTGACATCGGCATCTGCACGGACATCAACAGCACTCTGAATGTTATCAGTCAAGGCGAGCTCCTCATGGTGTACCAGACGAAAGGCGATTTTTATGCGGCTGTTTTCGAAGATAAAGTTTGATTCTTCGATCCTGAAATTAATCTCATCGTCAAGCGCATCGGCAGATGAAAACGATGCACGGTATTCCGAAGAATAAAAAACGATAACATCGATAAAAGATAGAGCACTGTCTGAGGATGACGCTGCTGATTTTGCAAGCCCGCCAGGTTGATCCTGCTCGAATTCTTCTTCATCGCCTGAAGGGTCGATCTGGACTGCCGTGATTTCTCCTGACGGCTGTGTTTCAAGGAGCCAGGCGCCGTCGGTGTCGTACAGGGTTGCGGTGATTCTTCCATTGGTGCAGTAAACAGTTATATGGCACTCCGGCCTTTTGGGATTAGTCCCGGTCCAGAATGTTGCTGCATTTTTAATCCTGCGAAATGAGCTTCTTTTAAAATGTAAATCACCTTATTCTAATCCGGCAGGATATCATCATGCAGGTAATGACGCTATCCGATTGACATGTCCAGAGATTTCCACGAGTTGCAGGCAGGTCAAAATTGCTCCAGTTCGGGGTCATTATCAAACGGGACAATCTGTTCGGGAGTCAATTCCCGGTGGATATATGGGCGGCATCGCTTTTGTCCGGTTATTTGCGCTGTTGCCGCCGTGAAATTTTCCTTCCCGGCGGGAAAAAGCGGCATATATATGTATATGCATTTGAAATCTTAAAACATTGTCGCATTGATAGATGTTGCCTTTTTGACCATCTGTGCTGCACCATTTATATTAAAGCTCTACGGTTAGTCGCCTGCAGGGACAAATTGTGCAAGAGATGGCCATTTTCAAGCGTAACGCGGCCGTTGGACATCAGGTAAACGCCGACACTGATTCAAGCATAAATGTCCAGTTTCAGAATACGTGAAATCAACATTCAGAAATCGGGCTGATCAATCTGAAACTTGCACTGAGTGGTATTAAACTATCTGCAATATAAAATCTGGAATCCATTAATTAACCAGGTGCAAACGCCTGAAAACGCAGAAAGGAGTCCAATATGTCGAAAGCAAAAGAAGGTGATACGGTAAAGGTCCAGTACACCGGCAAGCTTGAAGATGGTACTGTTTTTGATCAGAACAATGAGGACAACCTGCTTGAGTTTACAATTGGTGAACATAAAATAATTCCCGGGTTTGAACAGGCCGTTGTTGATATGGAAGAAGGGGAAACAAAGACTGTTTCAGTTTCTTCTGAAAATGCCTATGGCCCTTATAACAGCGATGCTGTTATCGAAACCACCCGGAGTGTATTACCTGAAAATCTCGAGCCCGAGCTAGGACAACGCCTGCAGGCTCAGGATAAAAACGGTAATCCCTTTGTTGTGAGAATCACCGATATGTCGGACAACACCGTCACTCTCGACGGCAACCATCCACTGGCAGGAAAAAATCTGAATTTCGAAATTTCGCTGAAAGAAGTTGTCGGAAAAGAATAAGAATATTAAAAATATTCATAAAGTGGAGGGTGCGGCAGTTTAAGAGGCTGCATACCTCCTTTTTTAATTTTCGGGAATAATTCTTCTCTCATTTGTCGTAATCGTTCTCGTTGGCTTTTGTCTCTTTTTCTTACCCTCAATCTTTCCGGTGCCTCATTCAAACTGGAATCCGCGCTCCCTGAACCAGGATTCCAGATCGGTCATTTCACGATCAAAAGCTTCACTGTCGTATTGTTGTTCGAGTTGTTTGACTTTTTCCGCGAATTCAGCTTCCTTTTCCAGTGTTTCTTTGATTTTGCTGTCGAAGGCTTCAACGGCGCCGTGAAGATCGCCGACCACAAAATGAAGCTCGTATAAATTGCCGATCAAACGGGTCATCGTTTCGATACACCGTGGATTGAATCCTTTGATGTATGCCGGAATTTCGGCAACTAAAACAGTCAAGCTGATATTTTCCTGCCTGGCCCTGAAGGTTAGATAGGAGACAATACTTGCAGGCCCCTCGTAATCGCTCGGTTTTAGCCCATGCTCCAGAAGATTCTCCCGAGTGTTTTCATCGGAACAGGAAAAGGTTATACGGGGTTCCCGGGAGTGAGGGGTAAGCCCGGATACGCTTCCGATAAAACAGATTTGGTCGACCGCATAGTATTTACAGAGCGAAAAAACCGC is drawn from Chitinivibrionales bacterium and contains these coding sequences:
- a CDS encoding peptidylprolyl isomerase; protein product: MSKAKEGDTVKVQYTGKLEDGTVFDQNNEDNLLEFTIGEHKIIPGFEQAVVDMEEGETKTVSVSSENAYGPYNSDAVIETTRSVLPENLEPELGQRLQAQDKNGNPFVVRITDMSDNTVTLDGNHPLAGKNLNFEISLKEVVGKE